In Rhodospirillales bacterium, a single genomic region encodes these proteins:
- a CDS encoding DNA polymerase III subunit delta, producing MIVRSAQADAFVREPDNKIRAILFYGPNAGLIAERAEAVLRAIGVDPGDPFAVVELSVAALTSDPARLADEAAALPFTGGERVVRVCGATDAVGAIVGAWLHQTPVAGRAIIEAGELTKGSALRKAVESAGNGAAVACYVDDGQALIRLVREVLAEGAKGISEDAAEALARHLSPDRAQARRELEKLVLYVGAAPRIELADVVACIDDNGAASLDAAVFAACDGDARILDREMERLFAGGAQPVMVIRAAARHLQRLLQAAELVEQGRSAEQAMSALRPPVFVMVRQRFQRHLRLWPSGRLAPALHVLLQAELDCKTTGLPGNAVCHRALMRLAQAASTG from the coding sequence GTGATCGTCCGGTCGGCTCAGGCCGATGCGTTCGTTCGGGAGCCCGATAACAAGATCCGCGCCATCCTGTTCTACGGGCCAAACGCCGGACTGATTGCGGAGCGCGCGGAGGCCGTCCTTCGCGCCATCGGCGTCGATCCTGGCGATCCCTTCGCGGTCGTCGAACTGAGCGTTGCAGCATTGACCTCGGATCCGGCACGCCTCGCCGACGAAGCGGCCGCCCTGCCCTTCACCGGCGGCGAACGGGTGGTGCGCGTCTGCGGCGCTACGGACGCCGTCGGCGCGATAGTCGGCGCTTGGCTCCACCAGACGCCTGTCGCGGGACGAGCGATCATCGAGGCCGGTGAGTTGACCAAAGGCTCGGCCCTCCGCAAAGCCGTCGAGAGCGCCGGCAATGGAGCGGCGGTTGCCTGCTACGTGGATGACGGCCAGGCCCTGATCCGCCTTGTACGAGAGGTTTTGGCGGAGGGGGCCAAGGGCATTTCCGAAGATGCAGCCGAGGCGCTCGCTCGCCACCTTTCTCCCGATCGGGCGCAGGCACGGCGGGAGCTGGAGAAACTGGTTCTGTACGTGGGGGCCGCGCCACGGATCGAGCTTGCAGACGTTGTCGCCTGTATCGACGATAACGGCGCCGCCTCGCTTGACGCGGCGGTCTTCGCCGCGTGTGATGGCGACGCCCGCATCCTCGATCGCGAGATGGAGCGGCTTTTCGCCGGTGGGGCGCAGCCGGTAATGGTGATCCGTGCAGCGGCGCGCCACCTTCAGCGCCTGTTGCAGGCCGCTGAGTTGGTAGAACAGGGGCGCAGCGCCGAGCAGGCTATGAGCGCTCTAAGGCCACCGGTCTTCGTCATGGTGCGCCAGCGGTTTCAGCGTCACTTGCGACTGTGGCCGTCAGGCCGGCTGGCGCCGGCCCTGCATGTTCTGTTGCAGGCGGAATTGGACTGCAAGACCACCGGGCTGCCGGGCAACGCCGTCTGTCACCGCGCGCTGATGCGCCTCGCCCAGGCCGCGTCCACTGGCTGA
- a CDS encoding DUF3576 domain-containing protein — protein sequence MMMKCVVVKSRRAAAGRVLGAMALCAALVTGCSDAKVEGEYPTGLPSGQTQGNPYAQRDSIFGEGGLGYDFSGGGRGDAPGDGGGGGIGVNSFLWRASLDTIAFMPVNSADPFGGVIITDWYTPPETPDERFKMNVYILGRSLRADGVKVAVFRQVDEGTGGWRDAPLPSETATKIEDAILSKARQLRFEVRQE from the coding sequence ATGATGATGAAGTGTGTGGTGGTGAAAAGCAGGCGGGCGGCGGCGGGGCGTGTCCTTGGCGCGATGGCGCTTTGCGCTGCCCTGGTGACCGGCTGCTCCGACGCCAAGGTCGAGGGCGAATACCCGACCGGCCTGCCGAGCGGTCAGACGCAAGGCAACCCCTATGCCCAGCGGGATTCGATCTTCGGCGAAGGCGGCCTCGGTTACGACTTCAGCGGCGGTGGCAGAGGTGACGCGCCAGGAGACGGCGGCGGCGGCGGCATTGGCGTCAACAGCTTCTTGTGGCGGGCGTCGCTGGATACCATCGCGTTCATGCCGGTGAACTCGGCCGATCCGTTCGGTGGCGTGATCATCACCGACTGGTACACGCCGCCGGAGACACCCGACGAGCGGTTCAAGATGAATGTGTACATCCTCGGCCGTTCGCTGCGCGCCGATGGCGTCAAAGTCGCGGTTTTCCGACAGGTGGACGAAGGCACCGGCGGCTGGCGCGATGCGCCGCTGCCGAGCGAGACCGCTACCAAGATCGAGGACGCCATCCTGTCGAAGGCGCGTCAACTGCGCTTCGAGGTTCGTCAGGAGTAG
- a CDS encoding tetratricopeptide repeat protein has translation MAKATTGTRRAASAGSIGALLLEAVRDHRQGRLDRAVRRYTDVLRRDPRNAEALHLLGVVHHQRGDHNRALTLIGRAIALNGDDPAFHSNLGAVLLALGRLDAAAASLRHAVTLDSTHSDALNNLGNVLMRQGQAEAAEASYRQALAARPENVAARNNLGSALREQGKLDEAAAAYRWSLSVQPRHAPALSNLGRILHDMGRYDEALECYDRAIAINPELAEAHGNRATLLLQLGRFAEGWEEYEWRWRNAGFTTPARAFEQPPWNGSDLCGRTILLHAEQGLGSAIQFVRYAAVVTGRGGRVVLECQKPLARLFASLRSQTNAAVAHLVIKGEPLPAFDVHAPLMSLPRLLGTRLETIPAAIPYLFAEEALAAEWGARLARCDGTRIGLAWAGNRRHHNDRNRSMPATALAPLAAMEGCATFSLQVGDAAADPNALPAGSVIDLAPDLRDFADTAAVISQLDLVISVDTAVAHLAGALGRPVWMLVPHVSEWRWLTEREDTPWYPTMRLFRQRSPGDWDEVVRRVRDRLATMFAPDRPR, from the coding sequence ATGGCCAAGGCAACCACAGGCACCCGCAGAGCGGCCTCCGCCGGCAGCATCGGCGCGTTGCTGCTCGAAGCCGTGCGCGACCACCGGCAGGGGCGCCTCGATCGGGCGGTCCGACGCTATACGGACGTGCTGCGCCGTGACCCGCGTAACGCAGAGGCCCTGCATTTGCTCGGCGTGGTCCACCACCAGCGTGGGGACCACAACCGCGCCTTGACTTTGATTGGCAGGGCCATCGCCCTCAACGGCGACGATCCCGCCTTTCATAGCAATCTGGGCGCCGTTCTTCTCGCCCTGGGTCGCCTCGACGCCGCCGCCGCAAGCCTCCGTCACGCCGTCACTCTCGATTCCACACACTCGGACGCGTTGAACAACCTAGGCAACGTCCTCATGCGCCAGGGACAAGCGGAGGCGGCGGAAGCGTCCTATCGGCAGGCTCTCGCTGCGCGACCAGAGAATGTGGCCGCCCGCAACAACCTCGGCAGCGCGCTGCGGGAGCAGGGAAAACTGGACGAGGCCGCCGCCGCCTATCGGTGGTCGCTCTCGGTCCAGCCCCGTCATGCCCCCGCGCTCTCGAACCTCGGTCGGATCCTGCACGACATGGGGCGTTATGACGAAGCGCTGGAGTGCTACGACCGCGCCATTGCCATCAATCCCGAGTTGGCCGAGGCGCACGGCAACCGCGCCACCCTGCTTCTGCAGTTGGGGCGATTCGCGGAGGGCTGGGAGGAATACGAGTGGCGCTGGCGCAACGCCGGCTTCACTACGCCTGCCCGGGCTTTTGAGCAGCCGCCGTGGAATGGCTCCGATCTCTGTGGACGCACGATCCTGCTCCACGCCGAGCAGGGTCTGGGTTCCGCCATTCAGTTCGTCCGCTACGCGGCTGTGGTGACGGGGCGCGGCGGCCGAGTGGTGCTGGAATGCCAGAAACCGCTAGCGCGGCTATTCGCCTCGCTTCGGTCGCAAACCAACGCGGCGGTCGCACATTTGGTCATCAAGGGAGAGCCGCTTCCGGCGTTCGATGTGCATGCACCGCTGATGAGCCTGCCGCGGCTGCTCGGCACCCGGCTCGAGACCATCCCTGCGGCCATCCCGTACCTGTTCGCGGAAGAGGCTCTCGCGGCTGAATGGGGGGCGCGGCTCGCCCGGTGCGACGGTACCAGAATTGGTCTCGCATGGGCCGGCAACCGGCGCCACCACAACGACCGCAACCGCTCCATGCCCGCGACCGCGCTGGCGCCTCTGGCGGCGATGGAGGGTTGCGCCACATTCAGCCTGCAGGTTGGCGACGCTGCCGCGGACCCAAACGCCCTCCCGGCCGGCTCCGTCATTGATCTGGCGCCGGACCTTCGGGATTTCGCCGACACGGCCGCCGTGATCTCGCAACTGGATCTGGTGATCTCGGTGGACACCGCCGTCGCGCACTTGGCGGGGGCGCTGGGACGTCCGGTGTGGATGCTGGTGCCCCATGTCTCTGAATGGCGCTGGCTGACCGAGCGCGAAGACACGCCCTGGTACCCCACCATGCGCCTCTTTCGGCAACGGTCGCCCGGCGACTGGGACGAAGTGGTCCGGCGGGTCCGCGACCGCCTCGCGACGATGTTTGCACCGGATCGGCCTCGATGA
- a CDS encoding thiamine phosphate synthase, which yields MTDERRLPDPSAAIEDLPPGAAVVLRHYDAPASERQALAHRLAATCRRRGLRLLVAADPELAISAGAAGVHLPEAMLKSAPQTWRLWRRRGWMVTAAAHSSGAIRRAAAADVDAVLLSPVFATRSHPDARALGSLRFAALTRASPVPVYALGGIDTRTLRRLSGSGAAGVAGIGGFGKAR from the coding sequence ATGACGGACGAGCGGCGGCTGCCAGATCCGTCGGCGGCCATCGAGGACCTGCCGCCGGGCGCGGCCGTTGTCCTGCGGCACTACGATGCGCCGGCGTCGGAACGGCAAGCTCTGGCACACCGTCTGGCTGCGACGTGCCGGAGGCGCGGGCTGCGGCTGTTGGTTGCTGCCGATCCAGAGCTGGCCATAAGCGCGGGGGCCGCGGGCGTTCACTTGCCGGAAGCCATGCTCAAGAGCGCGCCGCAGACGTGGAGACTGTGGCGGCGGCGAGGCTGGATGGTGACCGCGGCGGCGCATTCCTCCGGCGCCATTCGCCGCGCGGCCGCCGCTGACGTCGACGCAGTGCTGCTATCGCCGGTTTTCGCCACCCGCAGCCACCCGGACGCGAGAGCGCTGGGCAGCCTGAGATTTGCGGCATTGACGCGGGCGAGTCCGGTCCCCGTCTATGCGCTCGGCGGGATCGACACGCGCACCCTGCGACGCCTAAGCGGTAGCGGCGCCGCCGGCGTCGCAGGCATTGGCGGTTTCGGCAAGGCGCGGTAG
- a CDS encoding tetratricopeptide repeat protein: MPVSHDRLQTILVDAVRHHQDGRLEEAEKLYRRVLRANPKHPDALHLLGVIAHQRGQNERARQLISDAIVLNDRDAAYHNNLGTVLLALHEPEAAAAALRRALALNPAYPEAHNNLGNALQALGRPDEAVHCYRRAARIRPTYAEAHANHGRALRALGDLAGAVTALQRAIALQPHYVTALKDLGDVLGESGRPGEAEARYRQALDVDPHDADVRAALAAAWEHASRLTEALAAAEAVLHHQPTHLRATVVAARCERRLGRPEDGLRRLGALHLDRLDPDSRAFASFELATIHDRLGNYDQAYPWFEAGNRLILASPAARVLDRDAFPKQVERVSQRFTSEWVASWTPPVPDSENAASSFLVGFPRSGTTLLDQVLDAHPLIATIEEKPMLDVVKHAIDADFGGYPDALATLTPDDLAILREIYHRETARYASAPPGGLLIDKMPLNAIDAGLIHRLFPDAKILLALRHPCDVVLSGFMQAFRPNLAMIQFGSLADTARLYVQVMALWRQYQALLPMQVITVRYEDLVADFSAEAARVLALLGVPWDDAVFAYADHARSRNISTPSYHQVVQPIYTRSIGRWRHYRSRLEPLLPMLQPYMDDFGYTRDGMTTRLLSPRPANNFH, from the coding sequence ATGCCGGTATCCCACGACCGCCTGCAGACGATCCTCGTGGACGCCGTCCGTCACCATCAGGACGGGCGGCTGGAGGAAGCGGAAAAGCTTTACCGCCGCGTTCTCAGAGCCAACCCGAAACACCCAGACGCGCTGCATCTGCTCGGCGTCATCGCACACCAGCGCGGGCAGAACGAGCGGGCGCGACAGCTCATCTCAGACGCGATCGTCCTCAACGACCGCGACGCCGCCTACCACAACAATCTCGGCACCGTGCTGCTCGCACTGCATGAGCCGGAAGCCGCCGCCGCAGCGTTGCGCCGTGCCCTGGCGCTGAACCCCGCCTATCCGGAGGCCCACAACAACCTCGGCAATGCCCTGCAGGCGCTGGGCCGGCCAGACGAGGCGGTACACTGCTACCGGCGAGCGGCCAGGATCCGCCCGACGTACGCCGAAGCCCACGCCAACCACGGGCGGGCGCTGCGCGCGTTGGGCGATCTGGCGGGCGCCGTCACCGCATTGCAACGGGCGATTGCCCTGCAGCCGCACTACGTCACGGCGTTGAAGGACCTGGGCGATGTTCTCGGCGAAAGCGGCCGTCCCGGAGAGGCGGAAGCTCGTTATCGCCAAGCGCTCGATGTGGACCCGCACGACGCGGACGTCCGCGCCGCTCTCGCCGCCGCATGGGAGCACGCAAGCCGGCTTACGGAAGCGTTGGCGGCGGCGGAGGCGGTGCTGCACCATCAGCCGACGCACCTCAGGGCGACGGTGGTCGCCGCCCGTTGCGAGCGGCGCCTGGGTCGGCCCGAGGACGGTCTTCGCCGCCTCGGCGCGCTTCACCTCGACCGCCTCGACCCCGACTCGCGGGCCTTCGCCAGCTTCGAGCTGGCGACAATCCACGATCGGCTCGGAAACTACGACCAGGCGTACCCCTGGTTCGAAGCGGGCAACCGGCTCATCCTCGCGAGTCCGGCGGCGCGGGTACTGGATCGCGACGCGTTCCCAAAGCAAGTTGAGCGGGTCAGCCAGCGCTTCACGTCGGAATGGGTGGCATCGTGGACGCCTCCCGTACCGGACTCGGAAAACGCCGCCTCGTCGTTTCTGGTCGGCTTTCCGCGCTCCGGCACCACGCTTCTCGATCAGGTGCTGGACGCGCACCCGCTAATCGCCACCATCGAAGAAAAGCCGATGCTTGATGTGGTCAAACACGCCATTGACGCCGATTTCGGCGGCTACCCGGATGCGCTTGCGACGCTGACACCGGATGACCTCGCCATCCTGCGCGAGATTTACCACCGGGAAACCGCCCGCTACGCCAGCGCCCCGCCCGGCGGCCTGCTGATCGACAAGATGCCGCTCAACGCCATTGATGCCGGATTGATACACCGCCTGTTCCCGGACGCCAAAATCCTGTTGGCGCTCCGCCATCCATGCGACGTGGTGTTGAGCGGCTTCATGCAGGCGTTCCGGCCCAACCTCGCGATGATCCAGTTCGGAAGCCTCGCCGACACCGCCCGCCTCTACGTCCAGGTCATGGCGCTGTGGCGGCAATACCAGGCGCTGCTGCCGATGCAGGTGATCACGGTGCGCTATGAGGACCTAGTTGCCGACTTCTCCGCCGAGGCCGCCCGTGTGCTGGCGCTCCTGGGGGTACCCTGGGACGACGCGGTGTTCGCCTACGCCGACCACGCCCGCTCGCGGAACATCTCGACCCCCAGCTACCACCAGGTCGTGCAGCCGATCTATACCCGGTCCATCGGGCGCTGGCGCCACTACCGGAGCCGGCTCGAGCCACTCCTGCCGATGCTCCAACCGTACATGGACGACTTCGGTTACACGCGCGACGGCATGACGACAAGGCTATTGTCGCCCCGGCCTGCCAATAATTTTCATTAG
- a CDS encoding YggS family pyridoxal phosphate-dependent enzyme, whose protein sequence is MLPEEVDAKQIVAGLAAVRGQIATSAAEVGRSPDEVTLVAVSKSQPVERITAAIAEGQTAFGENRIPEAEEKWPEIRAAFPDVRLHLIGPLQRNKVRRAVELFDVIETVDRPKLARHLAEVMAEMGHRPEVLIQVNTGEEPQKNGVLPEETDALVRLCRDEFGLPVTGLMCIPPQDEEPALHFALLREIARRNGLTKLSMGMTADYPTAVRFGATSVRVGTAIFGPRLVL, encoded by the coding sequence ATGCTACCGGAAGAAGTCGACGCCAAACAGATCGTCGCGGGGCTCGCCGCGGTACGCGGTCAGATCGCAACGTCCGCCGCCGAAGTGGGGCGGTCGCCGGACGAGGTGACTCTGGTGGCCGTCAGCAAGTCCCAGCCTGTCGAACGCATAACGGCGGCCATTGCCGAGGGCCAGACCGCGTTCGGCGAGAACCGGATTCCGGAGGCCGAGGAGAAGTGGCCCGAGATCCGCGCAGCCTTCCCTGACGTGCGCCTGCATCTCATCGGCCCCCTGCAGCGCAACAAGGTGCGCCGCGCCGTGGAGCTGTTCGACGTCATCGAGACTGTCGACCGGCCGAAGCTCGCCCGCCACCTGGCCGAAGTCATGGCAGAGATGGGCCATCGGCCGGAGGTGCTGATCCAGGTCAACACCGGCGAGGAGCCCCAGAAAAACGGTGTGTTGCCGGAGGAGACCGATGCGCTGGTGCGGCTCTGCCGCGATGAATTCGGGCTGCCGGTGACCGGGCTGATGTGCATTCCGCCGCAGGACGAGGAGCCGGCACTGCACTTCGCCCTTCTGCGGGAAATTGCCCGCCGCAATGGCTTGACCAAGCTCAGCATGGGCATGACCGCCGACTACCCCACAGCGGTGCGGTTCGGGGCGACCTCGGTACGCGTCGGCACCGCGATCTTCGGGCCGCGACTGGTTCTATAG
- the fghA gene encoding S-formylglutathione hydrolase translates to MTLELIEEHRCFGGRQAVYRHHSVATGTNMEFAIFLPPQADEAKCPLLTYLSGLTCTWANATEKAGAQRSAAEHGLALLFPDTSPRGTDLPGEHDAYDFGSGAGFYVDATVEPWSHHYRMYRYVTDELPALVAVHFPVDAGLQGIFGHSMGGHGALTIAFKSPGRYRSLSAFAPIVAPSRVPWGQKALGGYIGADRDQWLDHDACALVGDSGWTTPILVDQGLADPFLDEQLRPDLFEAACRQAGVPLILRRHEGYDHSYYFIATFMEDHIRHHGRALAAT, encoded by the coding sequence ATGACGCTTGAACTGATCGAGGAGCACCGCTGCTTCGGCGGGCGCCAAGCGGTCTACCGCCACCATTCGGTGGCGACCGGAACCAACATGGAGTTCGCCATCTTCCTGCCGCCGCAGGCCGACGAAGCGAAATGCCCGCTGCTGACGTACCTCTCGGGCCTCACCTGCACCTGGGCCAACGCGACGGAGAAGGCCGGCGCGCAGCGCAGCGCGGCGGAACACGGGCTGGCGTTGCTGTTTCCCGACACCAGCCCGCGCGGAACAGATCTGCCGGGGGAGCACGACGCTTATGACTTCGGCTCCGGCGCCGGCTTCTATGTGGACGCCACGGTGGAGCCGTGGTCGCACCACTACCGGATGTACCGCTATGTGACGGACGAGTTGCCGGCGCTGGTGGCCGTGCATTTTCCCGTCGACGCAGGGCTACAAGGGATTTTCGGGCATTCGATGGGGGGGCACGGCGCGCTCACCATCGCCTTCAAGAGTCCCGGACGCTACCGCTCGCTGTCGGCATTCGCGCCGATCGTCGCGCCAAGCCGGGTGCCGTGGGGCCAGAAGGCGCTGGGCGGCTACATCGGCGCGGATCGCGATCAGTGGCTCGACCATGATGCGTGCGCGCTGGTCGGCGACAGCGGTTGGACGACTCCCATATTGGTCGACCAGGGTTTGGCGGACCCGTTCCTGGACGAACAGCTTCGCCCGGACCTGTTCGAGGCTGCGTGCCGGCAGGCCGGTGTGCCCCTCATACTTCGCCGCCACGAGGGCTACGACCACAGCTACTATTTCATCGCAACCTTCATGGAGGACCACATCCGCCACCATGGCCGAGCATTGGCCGCAACATAA
- a CDS encoding sulfotransferase domain-containing protein — protein MTQIVWLASFPKSGNTWVRALLANYLSGRDTPVDINSLPNFVYGDMRAEYYERLSGRKVQDLSWAEINRLRPRVHQFLAGARDGLVFVKTHNRLSSIDGIPTITPHVTFGAVYVVRNPLDMVISFARHYGLPLDRAAQAICFKGLEIPPKSGHILQTLSDWSTHVGGWLRAPGLYHKVVRYEDLSADPVAAFAEIIDFLRLQRNRKRLKMAVRFSSFTELARQERTTGFIERSRSAERFFAQGRTGVWRGVLSERDVRLITDHHGEMMQELGYLAPDGRIAV, from the coding sequence TTGACCCAGATCGTCTGGCTCGCCTCGTTCCCCAAATCCGGCAATACGTGGGTGCGGGCGCTGCTCGCCAACTACCTCTCCGGCCGCGATACACCTGTCGACATCAACAGCCTGCCGAACTTTGTCTACGGCGACATGCGCGCGGAGTACTACGAGCGACTGTCCGGACGAAAGGTGCAGGACCTGTCGTGGGCAGAGATCAACCGGCTGCGACCGCGCGTTCACCAGTTCCTTGCCGGCGCCCGCGACGGGCTGGTGTTCGTCAAAACCCACAACCGCCTCTCCAGCATCGATGGCATCCCAACGATCACCCCGCATGTCACGTTCGGCGCCGTTTACGTGGTTCGCAACCCGCTGGACATGGTGATTTCTTTCGCCCGCCATTACGGCCTTCCGCTCGACCGCGCCGCGCAGGCGATCTGCTTCAAGGGGCTGGAGATCCCTCCGAAGTCCGGCCACATCCTTCAGACCCTGTCGGACTGGAGCACCCACGTCGGCGGATGGCTGCGGGCGCCCGGCCTTTATCACAAGGTGGTGCGCTATGAGGATCTGTCCGCCGATCCCGTCGCCGCGTTCGCAGAAATCATCGACTTCCTCCGTCTGCAGCGCAATCGCAAGCGCCTCAAGATGGCTGTCCGCTTCAGCTCCTTCACCGAACTGGCCCGCCAGGAGAGAACGACCGGCTTCATCGAGCGCTCCCGGAGCGCAGAGCGGTTCTTTGCCCAGGGCCGGACAGGGGTGTGGCGCGGCGTGTTGAGTGAAAGGGACGTGCGGCTGATCACAGACCATCATGGTGAGATGATGCAAGAACTGGGCTATCTGGCGCCCGACGGCCGCATTGCCGTCTAG
- a CDS encoding S-(hydroxymethyl)glutathione dehydrogenase/class III alcohol dehydrogenase, translating to MDVRAAVAHEAGKPLVIETVKLEGPKAGEVLVEIKATGICHTDEFTRSGADPEGLFPAILGHEGAGVVVEVGAGVTSVAPGDHVIPLYTPECRECEFCLNPKTNLCQKIRATQGKGLMPDGTSRFSLNDAPLLHYMGTSTFANFTVLPEIAVAKVRKDAPFDKICTIGCGVTTGIGAIIYTAKVEPGSNVVVFGLGGIGLNVIQGARMVGADMIVGVDINPGKRAMAEKFGMTHFVNPEDVAGDLVGHIVDLTGGGADYAFECVGNVTLMRQALECCHKGWGECIIIGVAGAGQEISTRPFQLVTGRSWRGTAFGGARGRTDVPKIVDWYMDGKINIDDLVTHTLPLERINEAFDLMHAGESIRSVVVY from the coding sequence ATGGACGTACGCGCCGCCGTAGCCCATGAGGCCGGGAAGCCGCTCGTCATCGAAACCGTGAAGCTGGAAGGCCCGAAGGCGGGCGAAGTATTGGTGGAGATCAAGGCGACCGGCATTTGCCACACCGACGAGTTCACGCGCTCCGGCGCCGACCCGGAAGGCCTGTTCCCCGCCATTCTTGGGCACGAGGGTGCAGGAGTGGTTGTCGAGGTCGGTGCGGGAGTCACGTCTGTCGCGCCCGGCGATCACGTCATCCCGCTTTACACGCCGGAATGCCGGGAGTGCGAGTTCTGCCTCAATCCCAAGACCAATCTCTGCCAAAAAATCCGGGCGACACAGGGCAAGGGGCTCATGCCGGACGGCACCAGCCGGTTTTCGCTCAACGACGCGCCGCTGTTGCACTACATGGGCACGTCGACCTTCGCCAACTTCACGGTGCTTCCGGAGATTGCGGTCGCCAAGGTGCGGAAGGACGCGCCGTTCGACAAGATCTGCACCATCGGCTGCGGCGTTACCACCGGCATCGGAGCGATAATCTACACCGCCAAGGTGGAGCCGGGCTCGAACGTCGTGGTGTTCGGGCTCGGCGGCATCGGCCTCAACGTCATCCAGGGCGCGCGCATGGTGGGCGCCGACATGATCGTCGGCGTCGACATTAACCCCGGCAAGCGCGCCATGGCCGAGAAATTTGGCATGACCCACTTCGTGAACCCGGAAGACGTGGCCGGCGACCTTGTCGGGCATATCGTCGACCTGACGGGCGGCGGCGCCGATTACGCCTTCGAGTGCGTCGGCAACGTCACCCTGATGCGCCAAGCATTGGAATGCTGCCACAAGGGCTGGGGGGAATGCATCATCATCGGTGTTGCCGGCGCCGGCCAGGAGATCTCGACCCGGCCGTTCCAGCTCGTCACCGGCCGGTCGTGGCGAGGCACCGCTTTCGGTGGCGCCCGCGGACGCACCGACGTGCCGAAGATCGTCGACTGGTACATGGACGGCAAGATCAACATCGACGATTTGGTCACCCACACATTGCCCCTGGAGCGGATCAACGAGGCGTTCGACCTGATGCACGCCGGCGAGTCGATCCGCAGCGTCGTTGTGTACTGA
- a CDS encoding sulfotransferase domain-containing protein, translating into MSGIVWLASYPKSGNTWLRAFLANYTSGGDEAFDINRLPSFSFADMRAEPYERISGRPASSLTGADFNRLRPQVHRHFAKARAGPVFVKTHSVLALMGNVPTITPDVTAGAVYVVRNPLDVAVSYAAHNALSIDTAIDLVCLESFRVPPGDGQVPQFIGDWSAHVRSWRHVRGLPKVVLRYEDMVAHPATAFESVIAFLKLPRDRRKLKRAIRNSAFPTLAAQEATAGFRERPPPAERFFRSGRSGGWRDALTDEQAARILDRHRPMMIELGYLSPSGALLV; encoded by the coding sequence ATGAGCGGCATCGTCTGGCTGGCGTCCTATCCCAAATCCGGAAACACGTGGCTTCGCGCCTTTCTCGCCAATTACACGAGCGGCGGCGACGAGGCATTCGACATCAACAGACTGCCGTCTTTCTCGTTCGCCGACATGCGGGCCGAACCTTACGAGCGAATTTCCGGTCGGCCGGCCTCGTCGCTCACCGGCGCCGACTTCAATCGCTTGCGTCCCCAGGTCCATCGCCACTTCGCCAAGGCGCGGGCGGGGCCGGTATTCGTCAAGACGCACAGCGTTTTGGCGCTGATGGGCAACGTCCCGACGATCACCCCCGACGTCACCGCCGGCGCCGTTTACGTAGTGCGCAATCCGCTGGACGTCGCCGTCTCTTACGCCGCTCATAACGCTCTCAGCATCGATACCGCCATCGATCTCGTCTGTCTGGAGAGCTTTCGGGTGCCGCCTGGCGACGGTCAGGTCCCGCAGTTCATCGGCGACTGGAGCGCGCATGTGCGAAGCTGGCGCCACGTGCGCGGTCTTCCCAAGGTGGTGCTCCGCTACGAGGACATGGTCGCGCATCCGGCAACGGCGTTCGAGAGCGTGATCGCGTTCCTGAAACTGCCGCGCGACCGCCGCAAGCTGAAGCGCGCCATCCGCAATAGCGCCTTCCCCACGCTAGCGGCGCAGGAGGCCACGGCCGGCTTCCGCGAGCGCCCGCCGCCGGCCGAGCGCTTTTTTCGCAGCGGCAGGAGCGGCGGTTGGCGCGATGCGTTGACCGATGAGCAGGCGGCGCGCATCCTCGACCGCCACCGGCCGATGATGATCGAGCTCGGCTACCTTTCCCCTTCCGGCGCCTTGCTGGTCTAG